caaacagcCGCAGTAATGATATTAATATCATCTGCAGCtcattagtttttattagttggaGATCTCTGTGAATTTCCTCCAGTTCTTCTGAGAAGATGTTGGCCATCTGCAGGTTTCAGCTCTTCTGCCAATGAGACGAGACACTGACACGTACTTCAAAAATATCATCCCACATCAAATATAAAACTACTCAGCATAAACAGATACAAATGACCCTGCAGGTTATACAGGATGAAGAATCAGTGAAATGTTGTAGGTTTAAGATCAGAAGTCAAAGCCTGAATCTGAATGATTGCTTTCCTCTAGCAGGTCTGTATGTTTGCGTTCCTATTCATCTCAATTGAGTTTGTTCAAGACCTCCATAAGGATACGATCGGCCAGAAATGTACACATCCCATTCACTGTGAGCGTCCTGTGCTAATATAATAGGATTTTCAATATAATATTTGAATGCCATGCATTTACCATTATTTTATGTTTCTTATGCAAAGTGTGAACCAACTAAATCCTGCTTGACTGCACAACCTAAAGTGGCTTATTGCTATTGTAAAACatccaaaaacagtaatataataaaatgcaactatgttcaataaataatcataaaaaaaggtTACACTTTACAATCAGGTTTCAGCATTAACAGGAAATGAAAAACAGTTATAAAACGTTTCTCATGCTCTCTGAATGAGATGCTGCATAGCTATGACACAGTGGGAACACTTGGGTGTGCCAACTGTCTGAAGCCTATATGGAATCACGCCAATTCATTGGCTAATGGCGCAGGTGCCACCCCAACGTCAGTATGTCACCCACTCTAATACTGACATACACATCATCCACTCCTCAGATTTCCTGCTGAAGAAGTACCTGCACTGATGATGCAATGGGAACGATATACCATACTCCCAAATCTAAACGCTGTCATATCTGGCCCGATGCAAAATAGACAAGGCTAGAAGAGACAAATGTCATAAAACAAAGTCTACCAAGGGGGACTTCGTCCAGATCCCTGTGAGCAGCGATAGCTGCAACATAAACTCTCAAGGTGGTAGCAGATGCTCCAGCCGCAAACTTCTCCTGCAGAAACTCAAACACTGAACCAATCAGGCAGCTGACTGGGTCGAACACCATGACTCAAAAACCTTCTAATAGAAGGAGCACGAGCATTATCAATGGTTTCCTGAACATCCACAAGAAGACCAGAGGTCACAGGGATCACCCTTGATCGGCGACACCCATAGCCTCCCAATCTCATGTCGAGAGTGCCAGATCCTGCTCTGGAGTTGACACAGCAGGTCTTTCCTGATTGGAATCTCCCATTGGGTGTGCTCTAGAAGGAAGACTAGCACCGAGAACCACGTCTGGGATGGGGCTATCAACAGGAGGCAGAATCCACACTACCTCACTCTGCACTAGACGGCCAGAATCAACTTGATTGGCAGAAATGCCTACAGCCTCAGATCTGGGCATTGGTGAGTGAAACCATCTATCCCCAGGGGCTCTAGGTGAGATCTACCTCTGCCTTGCCACCTTCTGGACATCCAGTCTCCCAACCTGAGTTTCTGCTTTGATGGGAAGTCCATTGCAAGGTTCAGAGTCCCGGGGACGTGAACTGCTCTCAGGGAAAGAATCCTGTCCTGAGTCCAAAGAAGGAGGCGCTGTACATGCCTCTCCAGGGTGAGTGTGAGACACTACCTCAGTGTTTTCTGTTTTGATGATCACATGACAGCCTGTCAAAATTGGGAGGAAATGCAAAAGGGCCAGGGAGATGGATCACAGCTTTAGGTGGTTTATGCACCAAGAAAGAAGCTCTCCTGTCTAGACACCACAAGCTGGTCTGTTTTCGAAGACTGCGCCCCAAACAATTAGGGAAATAACCATCGTAATTATTTGGTGACGACAAACAGTGCTCATCTTGACCCCCTGCTGAAGAAAGATAGGGTCCAGCTATGTAAAAGGGCTTGAAAGCAACTGCGTGTCACTCTTGGTAGGCAGAGGGCTGGCCACAAGGTACAAACTCCTTTGAACTTCATCCTCCACAGAAATGGCCTCATGTGACGCAGCCCCAGGGGCAGCACAAGAGAAGCTGCTTCCATGAGACCCAGGAGTCTGCGACATGTGCACACAGCAGGCTAAACATGTTTTAATACCGGAAACACAAGCAGGAGCCAAACTGGCCTCATAAACAGAATTGAGCTGGACCCCCAAGAAAACGGTCCACTGAGGCCAAGAGAtcaagtagggctgtgcaattaatggCATGCGattatttgcacagccctagatCAAAGGAGGTGAAGAAGAATGTCTCTGTGATGACTCCGCAACTCAAAGGAATGAGCAAATATGAGGCAATCGTCCAGGTAGTTGAGCACACAAATGACTTGCAGCCTCAATGAGCCAGAGCAGCATCCATGCACTATGAGAAACGCAGGAACATCCTGTGGGCAGAAAAGGTCCTAGGTGGCTTAGTTGGGAGGAGAGGGTGGGATGGCGAGAGGTGAATGGCCAGTGTGTCCTCCATTGCCGGAATAGCAGCATAACCCTGCTTCACAGAACCCACTAGGTTGCTGAAGACAGTGGACACTGTGTTAGAAAGGCAAGCAGAGAAAGGCTGCTTCCAGGATCTGGAGATTTTTTTGATGTAGATCACTGAAAAAAGGCAGCTTTCTTTGAAACTGGGCTTAGAGGACTGGGAGTCACTTGGTTTGTCCAGACACTCAATACTAAGCTTTTTGGTAGCACACGCTAACACATCCACTAGTTCATTATGAGCCTAATGCAAGCCCCAAATTGCGAACATATAAGCTGAGAATTGCCAAGATAagataaaaactcagaattgtgagtaaaaaagtttTATTCCGTGGCagaaattaaaagttaaattattccaacatataaactcagaattgcaggGGGGGGgggaaagtcagaattctgaatatttaacaaatgttTCAAATGTCTCAGAATTTACAGAAAGATTATCAGATAAAGTCACAGTtagctttattttgattattttttaatggCATGGCAGAAACAAGCATCCATGTAAAATGCTGCTCATCCAATCAGAACATAATTTAGATAGTTATGTGACAATAAAACACTATATGACTATAAAAAGTGAATTATTAAAGTACTTACGaagaaaatgtataatgcaaCTCAAATAAGTTGCATTGCAAAGGAATTATCTGCCTGGaaaatgaattcaaataaaaataatacaaagggCTTGTGTATTAGTTCAGTGCTGCATAGTGATTTAACACAGAGCTCTGTTGTTGTTGTGTAAAATAGCCAATAAAAGCACCAGTCCAAGGTATTTTTAACTCTGTGTTTGAATGAGTGCTGGACCAGGACCACCAAGAACCATTTACTGAACCGCTGACTAAACAATTACAGCCCACATTACACAAAGTTAATCAGATGTGCTGCAGAATCAAGCTTTTCATGCATCAGTACAGAACACACTTTAATTGTGACCTTCTGTTTTAAAATTGGCACAAATATTTGTGGTGTTTGAAACCAATAGTGACAAATAGTTAATTCTTTGACATAATTATTTATAGTAAAGAATGGTCTCGGATTGCAGATGGTCATGAGAGAGACTTAAAATAGACTGGTGTAGCAGACTTTAAAATCATGACAATGTTGCTAACTCGAATCAAGCTATTGGCTATGCATATTGATGGTTTAAATGAATATGTTTGATTTTATACATGAAAGCGAAATTGTTTCCATTTGAGTGATCACGTACAGTTGGCTTAAACACAAattcctcaaaatgaatactAAATGTCtatcacattttaaatgtttgcattAACTAGCATTAATCAATTTGACCTtatttctaaagtgttaccttcaaatgattattatattaaaaaaaatcagattgtgTTTGATTTTATGCATGAAAGTTAAACTGTTTTCATTTGAGTATTGTGTTCTAATGCAATTGTCTTATAACAAACTCCAAAATtcctcaaaataaaaatatttttgtctgtGCAATCTGTGTCTGTGTTGTTTAACTGATGATTTTTCAGTAGCAGCAGCTCTAGATGGATGTTTTTTACACAGTGGCATCAAACTGAGCAGCTGAACAGAGTGTTTTCAGAGGAGGGCCGCTGATCTGAGGGGGTTTCTCTCAGTTTAGCTCCTCCTTACTCAAGCTTGGGTTTCACACTCACTTTTTTCCAGCTCTACTCTGAGTTTTTGAGCAGACAGTGAAGCACCTAACGGGAGATTATTCATCATATGTGCCTTTGAAAAGAAACATATTTTTCTCTGCTTTTATAgtcagatttgtatttatttttacttgctGCTATTTAGTTCTGTTGCATTTATGAAAACGTGgtgatcatttaaaaaagaatgcTGTGAAATTCTGGTGTATTCTATGTGAAGCTGATCTAAGGGAGGACTATTATAAGGAAATGAAGGCTCAAAAGACAGTGATTCACAAGAACATCAAGGtgagtttaatttaatttggtCTCATTTTCTATTAGAATCCATGGCTCAGTGGTTTaaagtgaaaacaaaaacatcataacattaaatgtgttattttcttGGTTCTTTCGTTGTACTGCatgtacaataaaataatataatcatagttttaaatatgcatttataaatacgtattgtttatgtatgtatattcataaatacaattaatttattgtaatgaATTTATActctttaatattataaaattatgcaTTTCTTCATGCATGCAGACTTTAATCATTGATTTGGACTGTTGTCCTCTTTTATTTGGCTACATGttggtttattttaatttctaatgtaagtttgaaattagtttCAAGATATTCTCAAGGAATGCAAAAGAATTTCCAACATAATTTGTAACTCATCCTGAAGATCTTGAGTCAAACAAGATCCTGCTGAATGCGAAAAACATAATATAGTTCAATGTATCCAACAGGATAATGATTGATTCCCTAGATGTTCCAAATTATGATAGAAagtgtattaaaatgtatttgagtgTGCTtgcatgggttcgattcccagtgaATGCATGAACGGATCAGTTGTAAACCTTAAATGCAATGAAAGTTACTTTGTCTAAAgccgtctgccaaatgcatgcatgtaaatgtttttgtGAACACCTGTTGGCTGTGTGTGAGGTGTAATTCTGTGTCTCAGCGCTAGAGGGACGTGTGAAGGCTTCAGCAGTGTGTGATCTCACGGGCATCATGGGCTCTTCGTGCATTGTGCTGATTCTGGTGCTGCTGGTCAGTTTTCGGGTCTCTGGTGGTGTTTGTCCGCGGCAGTGCGCTTGCTCTGTTCCTGCTGAAGTGCACTGCACCTTCCGTGCGCTCGTGACCGTTCCCACAGGCATCTCCAAACAAGTCCAGCGCATCAACTTTGGGTCAGTCACTGCTGATTATCTAATGCACGGCAGAAACTGGAGGTTAATGAAAGCATCATGTATCTGAAATATTAGAGTTTGCAAACCTGTGAATATTCCTTACAGTGAGTCCCttagtcaagtcacatttatttaaattgtgctttatacaatacGTATTGCTAATTTAACAGGAAAATAATGGTGTAAAATTGATCACTTATGAAATTAATTATAGAAGATCCACAAGACAATATTTAGTTTAGTATATGTTGCTTAGGCTTGTTTTTCTCAGCAGGATTTGTATAGTTTGATAGTTTTTCCTGTTTTGTGTTCCTCAAACAGAGATGTTATTCATATATCTTTAGCTCTTATTATCTGCTGTCCCTGTGTACTAGAAGTTTCTGTCACTAAaccaaattccttgtatgtgcaaactTAGCAATAAAGCTCTTACTGACTTCTGTCTTACGCATTTAGTAGACGTTTTATTCAGAGCTAATTACAAAAGAGAGGTGAAAACAAGTGTCAAAGAGCCAACAATATTTGTAATACACAAtggtgatttttaattttttacactttttcacTTCAGCATGATTTTGAAAACAGTATTGTAATGACTATTTTCCGCTCTAACAGGTTTAACACTATAAATCACATCACAGACGTCTCCTTTGCTGGCCTTCGAAAACTAGAGCTGCTCATGATGCACGGCAACAGCGTGCAGAAAATACCAGATGCTGCTTTTCAGGATCTTGTTTCTTTACAGGTAAAATCACAGTCATCTGGTGAAGCACGCTAGTCTTAGATCTAATTAATGAGCTCTGGCCTAAAGGAAAAGAGACTTGGGTAAATATAAGAAGAATGCAGCTGCAGGATACACTGCATAAATTTTAAACAGACTCTGTTGGCTTGTTTTTGTCATAATGACTCACTGTGTGTCCTGCAGGTTTTCAAAATGAGCTACAACAAACTGAGAGTCATTAACGGTCACACCTTCTCTGGTTTGACGGCCCTTATTAGACTCCATCTGGACCACAACCGCATCGAGTACATCCACCCGGATGCGTTCAGTGGGCTGACCTCACTGCGTCTGCTTCATCTCGAGGCCAACAATCTGCAAAAGCTCCATCCTGCTACTTTCAGCACATTCTCGCTGCTGCGGCGTTTCCCCGTCTCCACCCTGAAGCATCTGTACCTCTCTGAAAACCTCCTCAGCTCGCTGCCCAGAAACATGCTGGAGAGCATGCCGCAGCTGGAGAACCTCTTCTTATATGGAAACCCGTGGAGCTGCGACTGCAGGATGAGCTGGTTACAGGACTGGAGCGCACAGCATCCAGGTGCTTCAAAATGATCGTCACACTATTATCCAATACAGCTCTATCAGTGTAAACTAGATCTGAATTTCCTGAAGGAAATCTCAGTGTTTGTGGAGCAGTAGTTGAATAGCGTTAAAGTTTGAGGGCAGTTCAGTTTGTGGTCTTTGGTTCTGTGCGAATAAAATGCTGCCGATCACATTTTTGATCACAATTTTAATAAAGAAGAAAATCTTCTGAACTTCTAATATCGTAAAAAGCCATCTTTTTTATGTCTGCTTGGGATCAGTTAgatcttttagatttttttaagaagtttgattaaaaatacagtaaaaacaataatattggaAAATATCGTTATTGttgttgcatttaaaaattacagtattctatattgttatttttaattttactagacttttactatattttttgttacaaaatacattttattttgaataaatgctgttcttttcaactttgaattaaacaaaaaaatccagaaaaaagtaATACGGttaccataaaaatattaagcagctgtttccaacattgataatttatcagcatattaaaatgatttctgaagatcatgtgatgctgaaaattctaatttgatcacagaaataaattatatattaaaagagaaaccccatatattaaattgtaataatatttcacaatattactgtttttactgtattttgataaaacaaatgcagccttgatgtgcAGAATAGacgcatttaaaaaacattactgatcccaaacttcgaATAGTAGTATATACTGTAAGtacatttactatttatatatatatatatatatatatatatatatatatatatatatatatatatagtaatgtatatataGGATGGTCtgtgtcattattttttttttatttaaaaattttaaaagatCAAAACTAGAGATGTTTGAATATTTAGAAAACTCCTAAAGTCTGGATTTGTTTCATTTCCTAGGTGTGATGAAATGCAAAAAGGACAGATCATTTTCCAGCAGTCAGCTCTGTCCACTGTGTGCATCTCCTAAACACCTTAAGGGGCAAGATATCTCAGATCTCAAAGAGTTCATCTGCTCTGGACCAGCTATCAGCTCTAAAGGAAAGAACGTCTTACATGAGGACAACATGAGTGAACTTCTGCCCATCGACAGGATCAAACCACCTTTTGGAAACCTCTCCCTCGGTTTATCTGATGAGCATGGGACTAAAGTGGACTTGATCTGTCAAATACTTGAACCAAGAGATTCTACTCAAATCAGTTGGAATTATACAAAATCTCTGGAGATCGCTGCTAATGTGACATTCTTCTTTGACCTTGAATGTCCTATGGACAGAGATGACTATGAAAGCTTGTGGAGGCTTCTTGCGTACTACAGTGAAGTGCCTGTGCATCTGCGAAGGGAAATCATGCTAAGCAGAGAGCCGGAGCTGAGCTACAGATACAGACAGGACATTGAAAAAGATGCTTACTTTTATACTGGTGTCCGAGCCAGTGTTTTAGCCCATCCATCATGGCTCATGCAGTCTTTAATGAACATCAAGTTAAACAGGCCATATTCCTCCTCTAAGAGTGTGAGACTCATTCTTAACACTCATTTGACTGCCACCACAGACAAGGAGCCCGTTAGATCTTGGGTCATGATTGAGCATGACAATAAAACCCAGACGAGCTTCAGTTCTGTTGTGGGTGATACGGTTGAAATGGACTGCCATGTGCAAAGCTCAGAAAAAGCAGGCATTCGTTGGATGACGCCTGATGGGTCGCAGATTAAAGCTGCGTTTAGCTCGACCGACAAAAGAGTGACAGTATCTAGCAGTGGCAAACTTCACATGAAATCTGTCGAGCACAGAGACTCTGGAGTTTATTATTGCATTGCTGAGGTTGCAGGAGATATCGATATTCTGCCTCTCCGTTTATCCGTTATAGAGTCTTCAACCCCTCTTCCAGGTGAAGAAGTTGGAATTGCTTTAACAAAGTTTGTAGGTGAGTCTGCATCTTTGCCATGTCTGACTACAGCAACTCCAGATGCTGTGGTGAACTGGATACTTCCAGATGGCAGTGTACTGAATGCCAAAGCCAATAAATCCTGGGCTTTAGTCTTTTACAACTCGACTTTGTTCATTCCGTATAGTCAGCTTAACAATAATGGATATCACAAATGTGTCGCCATGAACCAGCATGGTGTGGATGTATTGGCTACTAAATTAACTGTTATGAGGCGGAAAGGAATCCAGCCTCTCCGACAGTATCCCATTAGACCGCAGTCTGCCATGGGAGTGTCCTCTAAGGTAAAAGCCTTTTTGGAGGATGCCGATGAAGCTTCTGGAGATGAAACTCATGAAAGAAAAGTACTAAACAGAAGCTTTATTAATCGAAGGAGGGATCCAAATGCAATAATGCAAGGACGTTCTTTTGGCAACATCCGCCATAGGCGACCCTTTAGAAAGGGCATGAACGGACAATCAAACAGATCTGGCTTAACAAACCAAAGAACTGTTAATACAAGGAACAAAATAGACCCTCAGAAATGGGCTGTTCTTTTGGCCAAAATCCGTGAGAAAACCTCTCCAAAGAACTCATCAGTTAACATTGTTGAGCATGGCACAGCAGAGAAAAGTATACAGATGATGAATGTAGCTCATCCAGGTTCAATTGACAACACTGAGAGTTCCTCTGGTGACTCTGATCCACAGGAAGAATCAAACACTTTCAGCACTCCACACCAAACAGATGTTTACCACACGCATGCAATTACACCTCATATTGAGGGGCAAAATAACAACATGTATCTAATGGCTCCTCCAGAATTACAAACTAGCTCAAAAGAGGTGCCTTACATCTCAAATCCCACATCTGGACCCCATTATGTTATGAGAGAGGTGAATGTTATAGAAAGAGGGCATGTGAGCACCATAAGTGCTGAAAATAACCAAGTATATTCCCGGTCTGTCATCAAACCGGAGtctgagaaagaaaatgagctTAATTTCTCCGGAAAGACTGGCGTCCAGTTGCAGATTGGGGGTTTTGGTTCTGGACTTCATGACAGCACTTCGTTTGCAACCACATCAACTGAACGCATTAGCCTGCATGCTCCAACAAGTTCAGTACGGTCCAGAGCAAAAGATCACTGGAGCTACAGGCGAAGATTTGAAAGTAGACGACGGAAAAAATTAAGACGGCCATTCTCAAGACTTCCTATAAGAAGGCCATGGTCAGCATCTACAGTTGTAGGTGTTCATGGTCAAAGTGTAACTTTGAAAGCTGATCCCACAAGCCCAGCTGAAGCTGCAAAGATCCATCCAACTACTGCTCATGTTTACTCCAGAACCACATCTAGAGGCAGAGTGATCCATTTAACTTCTACAACCAATGCTCTCATTTATTCCTCAAATCCAGCTGAAAGCATTTCAGTCCAATCAACTCTCCCAGCAACTGTTCACATTTACTCCACAACCTTAGCTGGAAGCACATTGGAATATCCAACTACTACTCCCATTTATCCTTCTGTCCCGAGGGAATTACCAAATGCCGTCAATGAGGAAGAAACCATCTCCCACCCTGATGGCTCAGAAATCCCCAAAGTGAAGGCAAACAATTTCCTCCAAGTTCAAGAGATGACAAACCTTAGAAGCACCTCCGACTCTCACCCCACAAGCGCCACATCAGAGCTTGAAAATGAAGACGTCCCTTATTTTGAGCAGGAAGAGGACGGAGGCATTGCACCTGCAGAGGAGATGGATGAGTACTTGGTTCCCACGAGTGTAGATCCAACATCTCGACCTGGCATTGAATCAGTCCCACTGACAACTGCTCGGCAGGAGTTCACAGGCACACTTTCTACAGTGTTACCAAAGGCCAACAAAGAGACTTATCCAACAGAGATCAGCTTTACTTTGGACACAGAATCTGTAGTTACCTCCATGCCACAACTCCAATACTATCCACGTTCACAACCAAATGAAAGCTTTAAAGAAGAAGGATCCATTCACAACCAATTTTCTTTTCCCTCAATACCAGAGACTCTTACAGAATCCTTAATAACTGTAGGGACACAAATCAAGTCTTCACCCACAATTTCACCACCTCAAACCAATGAGATTTACTTCCTACAACCAAACTCTGTTTCTAAGCAAGACCGAAGGGAAAGGATAGTCCAGGGACATGATGAACCTTTGATTGTTCCTTCAAAATTACCGAATACTTTGCCTACAATTACATTTCCAGTAACTACAGCCATAATTCCCATTACGAGCCAAATCATTGGAACAACAGCACCATCTACTACACTGACGACAGctgctactactattactacaTCTGCTCTAAATTTAACACCCAGTTTACCCTTACCAGACAATAGAATCCCGTTTTACCCAAGGAATCCTGGAACAAACTACATTGATACCAGGCACAGGGGAAGCTTTCCCAGCATTAACCACAGGTATCCGCACTATCACAGTAAAAAGCCCTCTGTGAACATTAGACCTAATATTATCACAAGCCCTTACATCACCACTTCAGCTGTGGAATTAAATCTCAACAACGTCAGATCAACTACATCACCAAAGATTTTGACTGCTCAATCTGCAACCTCGAGTCGCACAACTGTGTCAAGCACTACGCAGCCAAACAACCAAATTCAGATCAATGAACCAATCAACAGACAACCGAATGCAGTTCAGCTTTCTCAAGGACCACAAGCTCTTCCTGCCCCCCAAATGAGACCCAGGATCACTGCTACCAAACTCCTCACAGTCACTGTGAATGCTGGTACAGATGTGCAGATAGCATGTGATTCTGTGGGGGATCCGAAACCCCTCCTGACCTGGACCAAAGTCTCCACAGGTAACTCATATATGACATGACAAGAATTTACAGTTACAGCATATTCAGGAATTGGATtataatttcaataaataaaccaaaTGTGATCTTGATATATTTTACAATAGAAGATAAGTGTGttttttctcttctctctctctctctctctctctctctatatatatatatatatatatatacaaatatatcatttgacacaattgtttttatatattctctctctctgtactaCTTGGCATACACCATATATACatatctaaaaatataatataaaaatgtaaagatattGAAGTGAAAGTTTCACAAACTCATTGTTGATTATTCCTGCACATATCATAATTCCCCACCACCTTGCTGCCTTGGAAATCAGGCAGTAGCTTTCTGTCCGTGAACTATCCAGCCTCAAGCCCATCTATCAGGACCATCTAAAGTCACCTTCATCTCATCTGTCCATAATACTTTGGCAAAATACATCTCCATTTACCTATTTGCCCATTCTAGACACTTTTCTTTATGCTCGTTTCTCAGAGGAGGCCGGGTT
The genomic region above belongs to Carassius carassius chromosome 11, fCarCar2.1, whole genome shotgun sequence and contains:
- the LOC132153237 gene encoding matrix-remodeling-associated protein 5-like, which translates into the protein MGSSCIVLILVLLVSFRVSGGVCPRQCACSVPAEVHCTFRALVTVPTGISKQVQRINFGFNTINHITDVSFAGLRKLELLMMHGNSVQKIPDAAFQDLVSLQVFKMSYNKLRVINGHTFSGLTALIRLHLDHNRIEYIHPDAFSGLTSLRLLHLEANNLQKLHPATFSTFSLLRRFPVSTLKHLYLSENLLSSLPRNMLESMPQLENLFLYGNPWSCDCRMSWLQDWSAQHPGVMKCKKDRSFSSSQLCPLCASPKHLKGQDISDLKEFICSGPAISSKGKNVLHEDNMSELLPIDRIKPPFGNLSLGLSDEHGTKVDLICQILEPRDSTQISWNYTKSLEIAANVTFFFDLECPMDRDDYESLWRLLAYYSEVPVHLRREIMLSREPELSYRYRQDIEKDAYFYTGVRASVLAHPSWLMQSLMNIKLNRPYSSSKSVRLILNTHLTATTDKEPVRSWVMIEHDNKTQTSFSSVVGDTVEMDCHVQSSEKAGIRWMTPDGSQIKAAFSSTDKRVTVSSSGKLHMKSVEHRDSGVYYCIAEVAGDIDILPLRLSVIESSTPLPGEEVGIALTKFVGESASLPCLTTATPDAVVNWILPDGSVLNAKANKSWALVFYNSTLFIPYSQLNNNGYHKCVAMNQHGVDVLATKLTVMRRKGIQPLRQYPIRPQSAMGVSSKVKAFLEDADEASGDETHERKVLNRSFINRRRDPNAIMQGRSFGNIRHRRPFRKGMNGQSNRSGLTNQRTVNTRNKIDPQKWAVLLAKIREKTSPKNSSVNIVEHGTAEKSIQMMNVAHPGSIDNTESSSGDSDPQEESNTFSTPHQTDVYHTHAITPHIEGQNNNMYLMAPPELQTSSKEVPYISNPTSGPHYVMREVNVIERGHVSTISAENNQVYSRSVIKPESEKENELNFSGKTGVQLQIGGFGSGLHDSTSFATTSTERISLHAPTSSVRSRAKDHWSYRRRFESRRRKKLRRPFSRLPIRRPWSASTVVGVHGQSVTLKADPTSPAEAAKIHPTTAHVYSRTTSRGRVIHLTSTTNALIYSSNPAESISVQSTLPATVHIYSTTLAGSTLEYPTTTPIYPSVPRELPNAVNEEETISHPDGSEIPKVKANNFLQVQEMTNLRSTSDSHPTSATSELENEDVPYFEQEEDGGIAPAEEMDEYLVPTSVDPTSRPGIESVPLTTARQEFTGTLSTVLPKANKETYPTEISFTLDTESVVTSMPQLQYYPRSQPNESFKEEGSIHNQFSFPSIPETLTESLITVGTQIKSSPTISPPQTNEIYFLQPNSVSKQDRRERIVQGHDEPLIVPSKLPNTLPTITFPVTTAIIPITSQIIGTTAPSTTLTTAATTITTSALNLTPSLPLPDNRIPFYPRNPGTNYIDTRHRGSFPSINHRYPHYHSKKPSVNIRPNIITSPYITTSAVELNLNNVRSTTSPKILTAQSATSSRTTVSSTTQPNNQIQINEPINRQPNAVQLSQGPQALPAPQMRPRITATKLLTVTVNAGTDVQIACDSVGDPKPLLTWTKVSTGAVMSANTRAQRFEVQSNGTFVIHNIQPQDRGQYLCSALNPHGIDKMMVTLVVLAHAPKMMLSRHKDMTVYLGNSALLECQAQGLPIPNISWVLPDRSVVRAISNSQQKIVLFTNGTLQVKNTNYLDKGIYKCIASNAAGADMLTVRLQIAALPPTIQEQLRENHTIYDGQSAFMHCTAKGAPGPTIRWVTFTGGQLRPSQFVNGNLFVLPNGTLFIRNPTDKDSGNYECVAVNSVGVAKRTVNLQVKTHSTTARIISTSAHSTDVSYGGHLSLNCSATGSPSPRIIWRTPSKKLVDAYYSFDRRMKVFSNGTLTITSVNEKDEGDYLCVARNKMGDDYVLLKVNVMMKAAKIDQKSLSDHKVSYGGELKMDCIASGLPNPKITWSLPDGTMVNGVPQSEHNWVRTKRYVMFDNGTLYLNEIRMKEEGDYTCYAENSIGKDEMKVHIKVVVDAPIIRNNVYSVVKVPFGETAVLNCSAKGEPTPTITWMSPAHRTIVPLSNKYQIGNDGTLHIQKIQRFDFGNYTCSARNVAGIDKKVIYVEALVSMPVISGFENQGVIRETVVKDQRVLLDCNANGNPVPRIMWVFPNNIVLPAPYYGSRITVHRNGTLDIHAVRISDSVTLLCIARSEGGEAKLQVQLEVIEGVEKPRLRSSPTESIQLTNEILSLNCSIEGKPMPEITWILPNGTSLLRGTSVFRFHHRLDGTLVIKDPSILEVGLYQCIGRNSAGYVERTVTLESNRKPEITNKYSSLVSIINGENLQLNCLSGGHPLPKLTWTLPNGVVLTRPQTTGRYSVLNNGTLTIQRTSVYDRGMYLCQTTNEHGSSSLSVSVIVIAYPPRITKGPSPVTYASPGVAVQLNCIPLATPKAEVVWEMPDGLQLKVGIQPRLYGNKYLHPQGPLVIQSPSSRDNGIYKCTAKNVVGSDSRSTYVYVF